The following proteins are co-located in the Agromyces laixinhei genome:
- a CDS encoding vWA domain-containing protein gives MRILERGDSELLRNPRRECLTAPDITHSRARRVGIRSRLDAFGRTRRPGQEPEMRAQRRPANHKALDEGPRHASQVPRRERVQRRLRVLVTAVAATALLFAGAPTIALAQVDNGISNAGIVSAGEGDGTLATDPPAATEPPATTEPPAETEPPAKTEPPATTEPPAETEPPAKTEPPATTEPPAEQKQTETPPPTESLVAPLAVDPNGPPVPNGAKFVVKKGGFRNADGTVSGLAGATFALFQAANTNTNTNDRWNTTGPAIDTCVTDANGLCGLLTAALPSGGSNTQRTFIVLEQSAPAGGDWTAVTSWGNGIPQEYKFKFVNVNRDGTPANRTYYAPNTSTNNTNQNRTWPDVYKNPDLPPQCGLDIALVMDVSGSIGNNIQTYRDAAKNFVDALAGTPSQMALFTFASQSPAANTSGTNNANVPLQSLNPANGAGRTLLDTRIQGFAIPGQNVFYTNWDAAFRNVMSTGDDYDAVLFLTDGDPTTYGNGSVTDTDFMLRNVEEAIHSANGVKADETHVMAIGIGGSVATPGGQHRLAQISGPDDYYTTDFDELGDLLRGIAEEACAGNLIVAKQFVDSNGVITEDAVENWSFTSGGETKQTNATGAVSFPIDFAGNPNAQAVSVVEEDRAGYSLRPQNGNNANCMVQSGPGTVTGYTDVGQPLGFTVNVAPNQTILCVVQNTPSAATVEVDKKWVVNGQAYDLNVMPPGVSTGLTLDPAPKNPPAQFGEVHTGYTAGGDVTVGESTVQKPAGCGPVTAAFSKVAGGATIDSTTGEVTGLTAGANGFLITNTMTCEANLTLSKTAAGVPTGVAWSFDFTLTPGIGGADPTPFTVNGSGPSTVPFPVGALTPGQAYTLAEADEPGWAEGTITCQPGNTIGGFTAQLGVDVTCSVTNTAAAPSLKLSKTVTGVADGYGWSFTFVVDPASGPPTQHIVAGTGPGTANLDVAGIVIGETYTVTELPKEGWTEGAVTCAPPGTNNTFTAAPGVAVTCSATNTADPADLSLTKSATGIADGTQWSFEFTLTGPGGSAQNVTNSDPTVTWNGLTPGAAYTLVETDKPGWVEGTIECNIPDAQPGTPGFQFTALPGMSLDCTASNSANQPGLTLSKTVTGVPDDYAWSFEFTVDPEVGGEDEFMVQGVGNTTVPVPAGALVPGTVYTVTETGQDGWTEGSVICTPGGNGNNFTAQPGVDVTCAVTNTADAPKFTLSKTVEGVPDDYPWAFHFTVSPEIDGESDFVVDGSGPGTVNLPVVGAVIGETYTVTEVDQPGWTEGPVTCVPGTANTFEAAPGSDVTCSATNTVDPASVKLTKSATGIADGTPWSFEFTLTGPGGSAKNVTDAAPSATWSNLTLGELYTLTETDADGWTEGTIVCTGLDDGNDNLPGFQFTATPGLALDCTATNAADQPDLTLKKTASGVAVGVDWTFVFTVDPSIGGASQFEVSGTGPATNEAEVVGLVPGTEYTVTEDPQDGWTEGEVSCEPGDGNTFTAAPGVDVVCSVTNRATPPVITHDKTVVSSTAQPDGTWDVVYSVVVTNPSAIAAGDYDLSDALQIPASVTPSDQSAQWRVLPAGALNPIAGWTGAAPNTTLATDRAIDPSAQHEYLLAVTYTIADGTSFAPGGPLDCDATSANRAFLNKATLNSETDRYACAEPAKPTFSKVADGATPVVGNDGQWDVSYQLTVSNPSSSQLYYDLNDTPVMPPNVTLVSGPTITAWSTPPGETALPIENMAIAPNSAHEFTVTVRVEVSPAATSGDLTCDGEPGSGIVNGAVVTSSGQTIPDEDCVSIPLPNIKHTKTVSSVSQNPDGTWNIEYTITVNDPGTVPGLYTLRDATAFGPGITYDPADASVTGPGDVNANWNGTTDTLIVENNPMEPPLTHYFTVTIENISVAEGVIGTSPAGTCPAPGSDDDRAFNNVAGLLAGGVTTNATACEFPTIPTPTKSGATSQQQPDSTWNVSYTITVDNSDGKAGYYALTDAPLWDDATVTINSWTVTSDQLDPDISGPFTDGVIVPTSAQMPIAAGATHTYAVVFNVSLPGVVPPSVKECATDFAPGKGFVNEVQLFSGNDTRDDRDCVPMTDAGVPTVVKGDPETTQGADGVWTMKYTVTVTGNPTYVTKYSLSDDLQFGGAIDIQTAAWKRTAPPGASGSWTDGQFGTPQTLATDRTIDAGAVETYVVTVTALVDPAAFDDPSTNTCQPSDQTPNVGFLNAATLTSSGMPQTDTGCATPAEPDFTKVANQALTKVGDNWKVTYTLTAENTHPTQSLVYDLTDTPAFSSGVTVVSRTVTSADAPVNPAWNTLPPTTPVVASDVVLPGGDTDVFTVEVVFSVNVTEDTSTFNCSAEGGGDGLFNTATLISGGDYPGDDCVDIPVKVIVDKYWVINGGEPIPEGQQPEGLVAELELTPLPDGSAPEWGEAEDGYEAGGHVDIGESLQVTIDGCEFARSAGLGEHALPASVNEFDVTNYVDCAQTLNLEKVVHNNHGGNGEAVDWTLTATAEGADDPTVSGEGTATGDVDLDVTYTLDETSTVWNSDQYKVAATWSCTSPQGEDAFTLNAPGGKTAELTIDELGATVDCEIVNEDIAPTLTLEKFVEPENVLADPEDWNLFATDPEAERVVEGLGGATGEIEAGVVYTLGEEAAPDFPYAELFSTIGWYCSVDDGPSEASSFVNAGPGDDVYCSITNTAIPVDPLVTKTLTSIEQAPDGTWDLEYRVTVQNPSEVLPIEYDLDDTLYFGEGIVVNDAAASGPGNDDDAWNGETETDLAIDQVVVPESTDVYTIAVNATVTATAWSEDGVSCDENWFTDGGFRNTATLSWGSDGDVTVLADGSGSTSASVCAEPGRADVVKTSLGTATKNSDGTYTVSYEIVVSNPSEHDLYYDLRDDPWFAPGTSIVNQSATFNGTPIGGWTSAQPLAEDRVIDAADGSPTQHVYVVTFRVDVRNATNGMLAKCAHPGTGLYNTAVLVNGTLDSTSSACEPFTPIVKPTPPAPSSIASTGFGNGSLIWIVAGLLGIGALLLLLARRRRAR, from the coding sequence TTGCGCATCCTCGAACGGGGGGACTCTGAACTGTTGAGAAATCCTCGCCGCGAGTGCTTGACTGCCCCCGACATCACCCACAGTCGGGCACGACGCGTCGGTATTCGCAGTCGGCTCGACGCATTCGGCCGAACTCGACGGCCGGGGCAGGAACCCGAGATGCGCGCTCAACGACGACCCGCAAACCACAAGGCTCTCGACGAGGGGCCGCGCCACGCATCGCAAGTGCCGCGGCGCGAACGGGTCCAGCGGCGATTGCGGGTGCTCGTGACCGCTGTCGCGGCCACAGCTCTGCTCTTCGCCGGAGCACCGACGATCGCACTCGCCCAGGTCGACAACGGAATCTCGAATGCCGGGATCGTCTCGGCCGGCGAGGGCGACGGCACGCTCGCCACCGATCCGCCCGCCGCGACGGAACCGCCGGCCACAACGGAGCCGCCCGCCGAAACGGAGCCGCCCGCGAAGACGGAACCCCCGGCCACGACCGAGCCGCCCGCCGAGACCGAACCGCCCGCGAAGACCGAACCCCCGGCCACGACCGAGCCGCCCGCCGAGCAGAAGCAGACCGAGACTCCCCCGCCGACGGAGAGCCTCGTCGCGCCGCTGGCCGTCGACCCGAACGGCCCACCTGTCCCGAACGGCGCGAAGTTCGTCGTGAAGAAAGGTGGATTCAGGAACGCCGACGGGACTGTCTCGGGTCTCGCGGGGGCCACGTTCGCACTCTTCCAGGCGGCGAATACGAACACGAACACGAACGATCGTTGGAACACGACCGGGCCGGCGATCGATACGTGTGTGACCGATGCGAACGGCCTGTGCGGTCTGCTCACGGCTGCGCTCCCTTCGGGCGGGTCGAACACCCAGCGCACGTTCATCGTGCTCGAGCAGTCGGCTCCGGCCGGCGGCGACTGGACCGCAGTCACCTCGTGGGGCAACGGAATCCCGCAGGAGTACAAGTTCAAATTCGTTAACGTGAACCGCGACGGCACTCCGGCGAACCGCACCTACTACGCCCCCAACACGAGTACGAACAACACCAACCAGAACCGCACGTGGCCCGACGTCTACAAGAACCCCGATCTTCCCCCGCAGTGCGGGCTCGACATCGCCCTCGTGATGGACGTCTCCGGCTCGATCGGGAACAACATCCAGACGTACCGAGACGCGGCCAAGAACTTCGTTGACGCGCTCGCCGGCACCCCGTCGCAGATGGCACTGTTCACCTTCGCGAGCCAGTCGCCGGCGGCGAACACCAGCGGCACGAACAACGCGAACGTGCCGTTGCAGTCGTTGAACCCCGCCAACGGCGCTGGGCGCACGTTGCTCGACACACGGATTCAGGGCTTCGCCATTCCTGGGCAGAACGTGTTCTACACGAACTGGGATGCCGCCTTCCGTAACGTGATGTCGACCGGTGACGACTACGACGCCGTGCTGTTCCTGACCGACGGAGACCCGACCACCTACGGCAACGGATCAGTCACGGATACCGACTTCATGCTCCGCAACGTCGAGGAGGCCATCCACTCCGCCAACGGGGTGAAAGCCGACGAGACGCACGTCATGGCCATCGGCATCGGCGGTAGCGTCGCTACGCCTGGCGGCCAGCACCGACTCGCTCAGATCTCAGGGCCCGACGACTACTACACGACCGACTTCGACGAACTGGGCGACCTCCTTCGAGGAATCGCCGAAGAGGCATGCGCCGGAAACCTCATCGTGGCGAAGCAGTTCGTCGACTCCAATGGCGTCATAACTGAGGACGCCGTCGAGAACTGGTCCTTCACGTCGGGGGGCGAAACAAAGCAGACGAACGCCACCGGCGCTGTGAGCTTCCCGATCGACTTCGCCGGAAACCCGAACGCGCAGGCCGTGAGCGTGGTCGAGGAGGATCGCGCGGGATACTCGCTGCGCCCACAGAACGGGAACAACGCCAACTGTATGGTGCAATCCGGCCCAGGCACGGTGACCGGATACACCGACGTGGGGCAGCCGCTCGGCTTCACCGTCAATGTGGCGCCGAACCAGACGATCCTGTGCGTGGTCCAGAACACCCCATCGGCGGCGACGGTCGAGGTCGACAAGAAGTGGGTCGTCAACGGGCAAGCGTATGACCTCAACGTGATGCCGCCAGGTGTCTCCACAGGCCTCACGCTGGATCCTGCCCCGAAGAACCCGCCGGCGCAGTTCGGCGAGGTGCACACCGGCTACACCGCTGGTGGCGATGTGACAGTCGGCGAATCGACGGTACAGAAGCCGGCAGGCTGCGGCCCGGTGACGGCGGCCTTCTCGAAGGTCGCGGGCGGTGCGACGATCGACTCGACCACAGGTGAGGTCACCGGCCTCACGGCCGGCGCGAACGGATTCCTCATCACGAACACGATGACCTGTGAGGCGAACCTGACGCTGAGCAAGACCGCGGCGGGCGTTCCCACCGGCGTGGCGTGGTCGTTCGACTTCACACTCACCCCGGGCATCGGCGGCGCCGATCCGACGCCGTTCACCGTGAACGGCAGCGGCCCGTCGACCGTGCCCTTCCCCGTGGGCGCACTCACCCCCGGGCAGGCGTACACGCTCGCTGAAGCCGACGAGCCGGGCTGGGCCGAGGGCACGATCACGTGCCAGCCCGGGAACACGATCGGCGGATTCACCGCTCAACTGGGTGTCGATGTCACATGTTCGGTGACGAACACGGCTGCCGCCCCGAGCCTGAAGCTGTCGAAGACGGTGACGGGTGTCGCTGACGGCTACGGGTGGTCGTTCACGTTCGTGGTCGACCCGGCGAGCGGTCCGCCGACGCAGCACATCGTCGCCGGCACAGGCCCCGGCACTGCGAACCTCGACGTTGCCGGCATCGTGATCGGCGAAACCTACACGGTCACCGAGCTCCCCAAGGAGGGCTGGACCGAAGGCGCCGTGACCTGTGCGCCGCCAGGCACGAACAATACCTTCACCGCCGCTCCCGGCGTCGCGGTCACTTGCTCCGCCACCAACACCGCAGACCCTGCTGATCTCTCGCTGACGAAGTCGGCGACCGGCATCGCCGACGGCACCCAGTGGTCGTTCGAGTTCACCCTGACCGGCCCGGGCGGTTCGGCACAGAACGTGACGAACTCCGACCCCACGGTGACCTGGAACGGTCTGACGCCAGGTGCGGCCTACACCCTCGTCGAGACCGACAAGCCGGGCTGGGTCGAGGGCACGATCGAGTGCAACATCCCTGATGCGCAGCCCGGCACGCCCGGGTTCCAGTTCACGGCGCTGCCCGGCATGTCGCTCGACTGCACCGCGTCGAACTCCGCGAACCAGCCCGGTCTGACGCTCTCGAAGACCGTCACCGGGGTGCCCGACGACTACGCATGGAGCTTCGAGTTCACGGTCGACCCGGAAGTCGGCGGCGAAGACGAGTTCATGGTCCAAGGCGTCGGCAACACCACCGTGCCGGTGCCGGCCGGCGCGCTCGTGCCCGGAACCGTCTACACCGTGACCGAGACCGGCCAAGACGGTTGGACCGAGGGATCGGTCATCTGCACCCCGGGCGGCAACGGCAACAACTTCACCGCGCAGCCCGGCGTCGATGTCACGTGCGCGGTCACGAACACGGCGGATGCCCCGAAGTTCACGCTCTCGAAGACCGTCGAGGGAGTGCCCGACGACTACCCGTGGGCGTTCCACTTCACCGTCAGCCCTGAGATCGACGGTGAGAGCGACTTCGTGGTCGACGGCAGCGGCCCCGGCACCGTGAACCTGCCGGTTGTCGGCGCGGTGATCGGTGAGACCTACACGGTCACCGAGGTCGACCAACCCGGCTGGACCGAGGGACCGGTGACCTGTGTGCCGGGTACCGCCAACACCTTCGAAGCCGCACCGGGTTCCGACGTGACGTGCTCGGCGACCAACACCGTCGACCCGGCGAGCGTGAAGCTGACGAAGTCCGCGACCGGAATCGCCGACGGCACTCCGTGGTCGTTCGAGTTCACCCTGACCGGCCCGGGAGGTTCAGCGAAGAACGTGACCGACGCCGCACCGTCTGCGACGTGGTCGAACCTCACGCTGGGTGAGTTGTACACGCTGACCGAGACGGATGCCGATGGCTGGACCGAGGGCACGATCGTGTGCACCGGCCTCGACGACGGCAACGATAACCTGCCCGGATTCCAGTTCACGGCCACGCCGGGTCTCGCGCTCGACTGCACGGCGACGAACGCGGCCGATCAGCCCGACCTCACCTTGAAGAAGACCGCGAGCGGCGTGGCCGTCGGCGTCGACTGGACCTTCGTCTTCACCGTCGACCCCTCGATCGGTGGCGCGTCGCAATTCGAGGTGAGCGGCACCGGCCCGGCAACGAATGAGGCCGAGGTCGTCGGCCTCGTGCCGGGCACCGAGTACACCGTGACCGAGGACCCCCAAGACGGTTGGACCGAAGGCGAGGTGAGCTGCGAGCCGGGCGACGGCAACACCTTCACGGCCGCTCCCGGCGTCGACGTGGTCTGCTCCGTCACGAACCGCGCGACTCCGCCGGTCATCACGCACGACAAGACCGTCGTCTCGTCGACCGCGCAGCCCGACGGCACGTGGGATGTCGTCTACTCGGTCGTCGTGACGAACCCGAGTGCGATCGCAGCGGGCGACTACGACCTCAGCGACGCACTCCAGATTCCTGCGAGCGTGACGCCGAGCGACCAGAGCGCCCAGTGGCGGGTGCTGCCGGCCGGAGCTCTCAACCCGATCGCCGGCTGGACCGGCGCCGCGCCGAACACCACCCTGGCGACCGATCGCGCGATCGATCCATCCGCCCAGCATGAATACCTGCTTGCGGTGACCTACACGATCGCCGACGGCACCTCGTTCGCACCGGGCGGCCCGCTCGACTGCGACGCGACCTCCGCGAACCGGGCGTTCCTGAACAAGGCCACGCTGAACAGCGAGACCGACAGGTACGCCTGTGCCGAACCTGCGAAGCCGACCTTCTCGAAGGTGGCCGACGGGGCGACCCCGGTCGTCGGCAACGACGGGCAATGGGATGTCTCGTACCAGCTGACGGTGAGCAACCCGTCGAGTTCGCAGCTCTACTACGACCTGAACGATACGCCGGTCATGCCGCCGAACGTCACGCTCGTCTCGGGCCCGACGATCACCGCGTGGTCAACGCCGCCGGGCGAGACGGCGCTGCCGATCGAAAACATGGCGATCGCCCCGAACTCCGCACATGAGTTCACCGTGACGGTGCGCGTCGAGGTCTCTCCGGCCGCGACATCCGGCGACCTCACCTGTGACGGCGAACCCGGATCGGGCATCGTCAACGGCGCCGTCGTGACCTCGAGTGGTCAGACGATCCCCGATGAGGACTGCGTGAGCATTCCCCTGCCGAACATCAAGCACACCAAGACCGTGTCGAGTGTGAGCCAGAACCCCGACGGCACCTGGAACATCGAGTACACGATCACGGTGAATGACCCGGGCACCGTGCCCGGTCTGTACACGCTTCGTGACGCGACCGCGTTCGGCCCCGGCATCACCTACGACCCGGCCGACGCGAGCGTGACCGGCCCGGGCGACGTGAATGCGAACTGGAACGGCACGACCGACACACTCATCGTCGAGAACAACCCCATGGAACCGCCCTTGACGCACTACTTCACCGTGACGATCGAGAACATCTCGGTCGCCGAGGGCGTCATCGGCACGTCGCCTGCCGGCACCTGCCCGGCACCGGGCAGTGACGACGACCGCGCGTTCAACAACGTGGCGGGCCTGCTCGCGGGTGGCGTGACGACGAACGCCACGGCGTGCGAGTTCCCGACCATCCCGACACCCACGAAGTCGGGAGCGACCTCGCAGCAGCAGCCCGACAGCACGTGGAACGTGAGCTACACGATCACGGTCGACAACAGCGACGGCAAGGCGGGCTACTACGCGCTGACCGACGCGCCGCTGTGGGATGACGCGACGGTCACGATCAACTCCTGGACGGTGACGAGCGACCAGCTCGATCCCGACATCAGCGGGCCGTTCACCGACGGCGTGATCGTGCCGACGAGTGCCCAGATGCCGATCGCTGCGGGCGCGACGCACACTTACGCGGTCGTGTTCAACGTGAGCCTGCCCGGTGTGGTGCCACCCTCGGTGAAGGAGTGCGCGACCGACTTCGCACCCGGCAAGGGCTTCGTCAACGAGGTGCAGCTCTTCAGCGGCAACGACACGCGCGACGACCGCGACTGCGTTCCGATGACGGATGCCGGTGTGCCGACCGTCGTGAAGGGCGATCCCGAGACCACCCAGGGCGCCGACGGAGTCTGGACCATGAAGTACACCGTCACGGTCACGGGCAACCCGACGTACGTGACGAAGTACTCGCTCAGCGACGACCTGCAGTTCGGCGGCGCGATCGACATTCAGACGGCCGCATGGAAGCGCACGGCACCGCCGGGAGCATCGGGATCGTGGACCGACGGACAGTTCGGCACCCCGCAGACGCTCGCCACCGATCGCACGATCGACGCCGGAGCGGTGGAGACGTACGTCGTCACCGTGACGGCGCTCGTCGACCCCGCCGCGTTCGACGACCCGTCGACGAACACGTGCCAGCCGAGCGACCAGACGCCGAACGTCGGCTTCCTGAACGCGGCGACGCTGACCTCGAGCGGCATGCCGCAGACCGACACGGGCTGTGCCACTCCGGCCGAGCCGGACTTCACCAAGGTCGCGAACCAGGCGCTCACGAAGGTGGGCGACAACTGGAAGGTCACGTACACGCTGACCGCCGAGAACACGCACCCGACCCAGTCGCTCGTGTACGACCTGACCGACACGCCCGCCTTCTCGAGCGGCGTCACCGTCGTCAGCCGCACGGTGACGAGCGCGGATGCCCCGGTGAACCCCGCCTGGAACACGCTGCCGCCGACGACCCCCGTCGTGGCGAGCGACGTGGTGCTGCCGGGCGGCGACACTGACGTGTTCACGGTCGAGGTGGTCTTCTCGGTGAACGTCACCGAGGACACGAGCACCTTCAACTGCTCGGCCGAAGGAGGCGGTGATGGCCTCTTCAACACGGCCACGCTGATCTCCGGCGGCGACTACCCCGGCGACGACTGCGTCGACATCCCCGTCAAGGTCATCGTCGACAAGTACTGGGTGATCAACGGCGGTGAGCCGATCCCCGAGGGTCAGCAGCCGGAAGGCCTCGTGGCCGAACTCGAACTCACCCCGTTGCCCGACGGCAGCGCGCCCGAATGGGGCGAGGCCGAAGACGGGTATGAGGCCGGCGGCCACGTCGACATCGGCGAATCGCTGCAGGTGACCATCGACGGTTGCGAGTTCGCGCGCTCTGCCGGCCTCGGCGAGCACGCGCTGCCCGCATCGGTCAATGAGTTCGACGTGACCAACTACGTCGACTGCGCCCAGACGCTGAACCTCGAGAAGGTCGTGCACAACAACCACGGCGGCAACGGTGAAGCAGTCGACTGGACCCTCACCGCGACCGCGGAGGGTGCCGACGACCCGACCGTCAGCGGTGAAGGCACGGCGACGGGTGACGTGGACCTCGATGTGACGTACACCCTCGACGAGACCAGCACCGTCTGGAACAGCGACCAGTACAAGGTCGCCGCGACGTGGAGCTGCACCAGCCCGCAGGGCGAGGATGCGTTCACGCTCAACGCGCCGGGGGGCAAGACCGCCGAGCTCACGATCGACGAGCTCGGTGCGACCGTGGACTGCGAGATCGTGAACGAGGACATCGCGCCGACGCTCACGCTCGAGAAGTTCGTGGAGCCCGAGAACGTGCTGGCCGATCCCGAGGATTGGAACCTCTTCGCGACCGATCCCGAAGCCGAGCGCGTCGTCGAGGGCCTCGGCGGTGCGACCGGTGAGATCGAGGCCGGTGTCGTCTACACCCTCGGCGAGGAGGCAGCACCCGACTTCCCCTACGCCGAGCTGTTCTCGACGATCGGGTGGTACTGCTCCGTCGATGACGGGCCGAGCGAGGCGTCGAGCTTCGTGAACGCCGGACCGGGCGACGACGTCTACTGCTCCATCACGAACACGGCGATCCCCGTCGACCCGCTGGTCACGAAGACGCTCACGTCGATCGAGCAGGCGCCCGACGGCACATGGGATCTGGAGTACCGCGTGACGGTGCAGAACCCGAGCGAGGTTCTCCCGATCGAGTACGACCTCGACGACACGCTGTACTTCGGTGAAGGCATCGTCGTCAACGATGCCGCAGCGTCCGGCCCCGGAAACGACGACGACGCCTGGAACGGCGAGACCGAAACCGACCTCGCCATCGACCAGGTGGTCGTGCCCGAGAGCACCGACGTCTACACGATCGCCGTCAACGCGACGGTGACGGCGACGGCGTGGTCGGAAGACGGCGTCTCGTGCGACGAGAACTGGTTCACCGACGGCGGCTTCCGCAACACGGCGACGCTCTCGTGGGGCAGCGACGGCGACGTCACGGTGCTGGCCGACGGAAGCGGTTCCACCTCGGCGAGCGTCTGTGCCGAGCCGGGTCGTGCCGACGTCGTCAAGACGAGCCTCGGCACGGCGACGAAGAACAGTGACGGCACGTACACCGTGTCGTACGAGATCGTCGTCAGCAACCCGAGCGAGCACGATCTGTACTACGACCTGCGCGACGACCCGTGGTTCGCGCCGGGCACCTCGATCGTGAACCAGTCGGCGACGTTCAACGGAACGCCGATCGGCGGTTGGACGTCGGCCCAGCCGCTCGCCGAAGATCGTGTGATCGACGCGGCCGACGGGTCGCCCACGCAGCATGTCTACGTGGTGACCTTCAGGGTCGACGTCAGGAACGCGACGAACGGCATGCTCGCGAAGTGCGCGCACCCCGGCACGGGGCTGTACAACACGGCGGTGCTCGTGAACGGCACGCTCGACTCCACCTCGAGCGCGTGCGAGCCGTTCACGCCGATCGTGAAGCCGACGCCGCCGGCGCCCTCGAGCATCGCCTCGACCGGCTTCGGCAACGGTTCGCTCATCTGGATCGTCGCCGGGCTCCTCGGCATCGGGGCGCTCCTGCTGCTCCTGGCCCGGCGCCGCAGGGCCAGGTAG
- a CDS encoding response regulator: MSIRIVVADDHPIVRAGIVGLLESEQGLEVVGEAADGADAVAVAASERPDLVLMDLRMPQLDGAAATARILAEVPGTRVLVLTTYETDDHILAAIEAGASGYLLKAAPQAEIVAGIRAVAAGETVLAPTIAAKLVSRVRAGTAAAASASPTLSPREVQVLRLVADGRSNPEIARELFIGEATVKTHLLHVFEKLEVGDRTRAVTRAMELGLL, from the coding sequence ATGAGCATCCGCATCGTCGTCGCCGACGACCACCCGATCGTGCGCGCCGGCATCGTGGGCCTGCTCGAGTCCGAGCAGGGTCTCGAGGTCGTCGGCGAGGCCGCCGACGGCGCCGACGCGGTGGCGGTCGCGGCATCCGAACGCCCCGACCTCGTGCTCATGGACCTTCGGATGCCGCAACTCGACGGCGCCGCCGCGACCGCGCGCATTCTCGCCGAGGTGCCGGGCACCCGCGTGCTCGTGCTCACGACGTACGAGACCGACGACCACATCCTCGCCGCGATCGAGGCCGGTGCGAGCGGGTACCTGCTGAAGGCGGCACCGCAGGCCGAGATCGTCGCGGGCATTCGGGCCGTCGCCGCGGGCGAGACCGTGCTCGCTCCGACGATCGCCGCCAAGCTCGTCTCCCGGGTGCGGGCCGGCACGGCGGCTGCGGCATCCGCTTCGCCGACGCTCTCGCCACGCGAGGTGCAGGTGCTGCGGCTCGTCGCCGATGGGCGTTCGAATCCCGAGATCGCGCGCGAGCTCTTCATCGGCGAGGCGACCGTGAAGACGCACCTGCTGCACGTCTTCGAGAAGCTCGAGGTCGGCGACCGAACCCGCGCGGTGACCCGGGCGATGGAGCTCGGACTGCTCTGA
- a CDS encoding sensor histidine kinase, whose amino-acid sequence MLNRRWWDVAAIAVASVIVAFTLFDPPPYGPNDWGVWATTAAFLVFYFAYARTRLGADRLAPHIVVSIAFAVLVGVGAAFEPSFAIVQVFVYPFIWTTAPSIRSAIVSNLLIATALASGYVVHFGAAGVIAGLISAAISGGFSIALGLWITRIASYGEERGRLLDELQSAQGQLAAMHRDAGVTDERARLAREIHDTIAQSLTGLVMVAQRTGTRLEGVAGEAAASARADVELMEQMAREALTEARGLVASLAPVEPGAGLGDALARLAASFERETGVVVTVSASATGLSREHEVVLLRSAQEGLANVRKHAGARHSAVTVESVDGEVVLTVSDDGVGPGAAAPGTSGFGLAGIRDRSALVGGSFAIEAGDDGGTVLRVGIPRADAGPAPTDPAQEGRT is encoded by the coding sequence ATGCTGAACAGACGATGGTGGGATGTCGCGGCGATCGCCGTGGCATCCGTCATCGTGGCCTTCACCCTGTTCGACCCGCCGCCCTACGGACCGAACGACTGGGGCGTCTGGGCGACGACGGCCGCGTTCCTCGTCTTCTACTTCGCCTACGCGCGCACCCGACTCGGAGCCGATCGCCTCGCACCCCACATCGTCGTCTCGATCGCGTTCGCCGTGCTCGTGGGCGTCGGTGCCGCGTTCGAACCGTCGTTCGCGATCGTGCAGGTGTTCGTCTACCCGTTCATCTGGACGACCGCTCCCTCGATCCGCAGCGCGATCGTGTCGAACCTGCTCATCGCCACTGCGCTCGCGTCGGGGTACGTCGTGCATTTCGGCGCCGCCGGCGTCATCGCGGGGCTCATCAGCGCGGCGATCTCGGGCGGCTTCAGCATCGCCCTCGGGCTCTGGATCACGCGCATCGCCAGTTACGGCGAAGAGCGGGGCCGCCTGCTCGACGAACTGCAGTCGGCCCAGGGCCAGCTCGCCGCGATGCACCGCGACGCAGGAGTGACCGATGAGCGGGCGCGGCTCGCGCGCGAGATCCACGACACGATCGCGCAGAGCCTCACCGGGCTCGTCATGGTGGCCCAGCGCACGGGCACACGGCTCGAGGGCGTCGCCGGCGAGGCCGCGGCATCCGCTCGCGCCGACGTCGAGCTCATGGAGCAGATGGCGCGTGAGGCACTCACCGAGGCCCGCGGCCTCGTCGCCTCGCTCGCGCCGGTCGAGCCTGGGGCCGGGCTCGGCGACGCGCTCGCCCGGCTCGCGGCGAGCTTCGAGCGTGAGACCGGCGTCGTCGTGACGGTGTCGGCGAGCGCGACCGGTCTCAGCCGCGAGCACGAGGTCGTGCTGCTGCGTTCGGCGCAGGAGGGGCTCGCGAACGTGCGCAAGCACGCCGGGGCCCGCCATTCCGCCGTGACCGTGGAGTCCGTCGACGGCGAGGTCGTGCTCACGGTCTCCGACGACGGCGTCGGGCCGGGGGCTGCGGCGCCCGGCACCTCGGGATTCGGGCTCGCCGGCATACGAGATCGCTCCGCCCTCGTCGGCGGCTCGTTCGCGATCGAAGCAGGCGACGACGGCGGCACGGTGCTGCGCGTCGGCATTCCCCGAGCGGATGCCGGCCCGGCCCCGACCGACCCCGCACAGGAAGGCCGCACATGA